Part of the Xenopus laevis strain J_2021 chromosome 2S, Xenopus_laevis_v10.1, whole genome shotgun sequence genome is shown below.
ATCTGCCTTAAAAAGAAGTGGTCTATTCGACCCTAGCCGCCAGATCCGACCATAATATATTGCCAACGTCTTGGCCTGGGTTTTATTGGCTGCCAGATAATAACCCCAAGATCTCAAGCTAATCATGAGATTCTGCATCTGAGCATTGAAGAGCTACACATATTACACTTTACCTTCACTTTACTTTCCCATTTACACACTTTTTTACCCTCTTTCAATCCCCACCCTCTCcccaatttctttttcatttccccACCTCTCCTTCTCACTCCTGATTCAGTACAAATAACTCACCATTTGTCCCATAGTAATGTTGGTGCGGGACCGTGCATAACCCTCTTCATCAGCTTATTTTCGGGAAGTCTGCTGAATGCTAGGatgtaagaaaatacaaaatgagaACATGACGACTGACAATCACAACATGGGGGGCAATTTATACAAATTTGAACTTTTAAGCTTCTTTACATCTTTAAAAAAGTCAAATTCACTCAATTGTGTCCCCAGGATTGGaaacataatattaatttttttcattaaaatttttgTATACCAACCTCTtagtttttcatatttaataagaCATATAAATATCCTCTAACCTTTTGACAAACTGTTATTTATTCACTATAGTTCACACATACTGAGGTTTACTTACGATAATATCCTTCTGCCATTTCCAGCGCTGATATTCCCAATGACCAGATATCAgcctaaatataaaaatttgggaaaaaggCAATTAGACAAGAATATACACAGGTCACATAAAGAATTCTAGTTACATTCAGACATTTTTGCTATGTATCTATCCACACCCTGACAGTGATTCTATTTGGAATGAACAATACCAAAATATAGTAGAACCCATATTTTATGTGTTTCaaaggaccagaaaaaaatggtgtaaacataTAAACTCAAGGAAACGTATGAGATATTTTATAATGCTGTCGActgtagaaaaacataaaatcagggttgTGAAATTAAGGTTGACCTTTATACTGATATAAAATAATTGTGACTGTCATCTCTAATGAGTGACCCCAAAGACCCCAGACTGAGTGTGTCTCAAGGAGTTGGAAAACCCCATAAAGAGTCAAATGTAGTTGGTTTCTGATATCCCTGTGCCCTGCAGTTAGACTGCATTTCTCTCCTTCACTTCAGATTCCCCATCAGACATCACAGAAGCCACTTTACAGCTTTGGATTCACTGTTATGAGAGGGGCATGTGAAGTGAGTGACGTTACATATAAAGCGAGAGAGAAGACATCACAATACCTTAGAGTTGTAGCGGATGGTCTTGGTGCTAATGTTGCTGAGTACTTCTGGGGCCATGTATGGTATAGTCCCAGAAGTACTAACACTGCTTGTCTCCATGGTGGCAGAGCTGAAGTCGGCTGAAATTATAGGAAAAAAGTGAGAATTTTATGTTAATGTTCATTTATTAATGTGACCCACCAATATACACCATAGAGATAGAAGATACTATCCCTTTGTTCAGATTCCAAGcgtcacttactgatctttacATCAGCGGATGATGTCACTATTATATTCTGGGGCCTCAGGTCGTGATGGATGACCTCCTGTTTATGCAGATGACACAGGCCCTgggaaatgaataaagaaaaagtataaatatttgtcATGCGCTTTAATTAATTGGATTCATACAAAAGAGTATTGAGGAGATTCACATGAGACATACCTGTAACACCTCCCTGCAGATATAGGCAATCCAGTCCTCTGACAGGGAGCGTCTGGTGTTGATGAGTTCTTGCACGGATACACCAGACCAACGCTCCATAGAAATCTAGAACACAAACAAAGAATGATTGATACATAAGATTTGTGTGGCCTACAATGTTATTGGGATGTCTGGGGAAAGGGTGTAAGTCAGAAATAGGctacacaagcattctggatgtaaATACAATATCTGGTACAACTGAGAACAAAGTGGTCCACATGCACCGGACTCTTTCTTACCAAACTGAATCATATTTGCATCCAAATGCTAGCTTGTATTAGAGCTGTTGGTGCATAAAGGTGTAACATATGGGAATTAACACTTCCTTACCCACAGTCCTTCACGTTCCGGCATCTTCACAGAGGCAGGGTGGTAAAATGCCCCGTAAAAGCCGATCACATTTTTGTGGCCCTTAACTGCTTCTAGGATGTCAACTTCTCGCTGGATTCCTTTTTTGTTCTAGTTTCAATCAAAAGAAGTAAAGTTAATACAATGGATAAAATGACCATTTCAAATACCCCAACCTAACTTGTAATTCTGACAAATAAAAGCTTGTCCCCTACATAAGACTTGTATAATATGATTGACTCTATTCTTTTACTTCTTAAATCTCATACAGTACTTGTTGACTTATTTTTATAATGACATAATTAATAGGGGTCGGGATATTACACTGACTGGTGCAGAAATGAGAACATGCCAATATTTGGTCAGCAAGTTCTCCTTCTATTTAACAATCATAATATATGTGTAACTAAAGGCTTATTAGTATCTGATTCTAGTAATCGTATCAAGACATGTTACCTCAATATCCTTAACGATGGTAATGGCCACTTCTTTTTGCTCTTTACGGTGCCATCCCTGcaacaaaagtagaaaaagagACTCTGATTATTACTGTGCGGAACATTATTATTGGTAGATTCAGAAgcacaagaaaaacacagaagggATAAAAGTCTAGAGGTACAACCAGTTGGCAGAATAAACAGAATTAACCaaaacacagtgtcggactggcccaccgggataccaggaaaactcccggtgggccaaggtgtcagtgggccctcctgcttctaatcttttgacctatttcatggtcattctctatttctttatgggaataaaggggcttcataatggaagaatagagaatagtatgtagagaagagactaggagaataaagaggttaagtgaggagaggaggtataatagtttggaaagtgggtcctcaacctaaggttttctggtgggcccctggtatcccagtccgacacttccTAAACATCACATAAAATGTTTTAACATCTCTTACATTATAGTTCATCCCATAGTTGTCCTCACAACCCGGCTCTAAGAGCTGCAGATATCTCCTGGggttctaaaaaacaaaacattgagaGAAGCACATGAGAGAAGCACAGGAAGTATAAGGGGAACTGGGAATTGGTGTATTTGGGAGAAGGCTGAGGGTTGGAATACTTAATTCAAACCATTAAAGTTAAAttttcgtgaaacgcccgcgaaaattttcCGGAGTCAGAAAAACGGGTGCCAGCATGAAAAAcgtgcgccggcatcaaaaacgagacggcaGCGGCCTTGTGCGAATTTTcagccattttgcgaatttcgtgcggaaattcgcaaattcgcccatcactattctacaCTACTCTCCCTCGCTTACCTGGCAGTTGGTAGTGGCTAACTCCAGTTTTTCCACTGGTTTTTGCACTGGTTTTTCCACTGGTTTTTCCACTGGTGTTTCCAGCGGTTTTTCCTCCAGTTTTTCCTCCAGTTTTTCCTCCAGTTTTTCATCCAGTTTTTCCTCTGTTTTTTCCACTGGTTTTTCCACTGGTGTTTCCAGCGGTTTTTCCTCCAGTTTTTCCTCCAGTTTTTCCTCTGTTTTTTCCAGTGGTTTTTCCTCCGGTTTTTCCACTGGTTTTTCCACTGGTTTTTCTTCCAGTTTTTCCAGTGGTTTTTCCTCCAGTTTTTCCAGTGGTTTTTCCTCTGTTTTTTCCAGTAGTTTTTCCACTGGTTTTTCCTCTGGTTTTTCCAGTGGTTTTTCCTCTTGTTTTTCCACTGGTTCCTCcactggtttttcctccaattttTCTTCTGGTTTTATCTCCTAAGTGAGATAAAGTTAATGATCAAATACTGATAATACTATAATGCaatatctaaaatgttttttgtataaaGCAAATTCACTCAACTTCATAAAAATCAAACCATTATGGGTAGGACTAGACAGATGATTTTGGAGCAATCCAACGctctgcgcaaaaacgcaggtgtcaaaatgGATGTAACAGAAATAAGATAAGTGAATGCATTGAAGTCGCAGCATTAATCCGACAGATGCagtcggagtttgtagcagaaaatattgagataaattctgactttgataaataatcaaaTCTGGAGCGCAGGTGCTTCAATGgacattatatttgtttttcaactGTATTTTAATGATCAGGGTTTGTGAGAGAgagcagtttgtttatacagagggcatcTAAGTCAattggtgattatttttaaaaagatacaAAAACCATAGACATGCCTTAATTCAAACTACAAGCAGATATATCAGTCTTTGAGATAAGAGCAGCTTGTTATACAGAAggttaaattaaataattcatcTCAAACCATTTTAAAGGCTTTAAGGCCTACCTGTTGTTCCAGGGTTTCTACTTGCTCTTCGGAGCTGTTGGAAGTTTCAGGCTCGCAGGTGTTAGAGCCTGATTCCTCTGGTATCTCCTATTTAGGACAAAGAACATGTATGTTTAGATAAACTGATCCCTTGATTTTAAAGATAAACTGCAACATTCAATTTTCTCTATTTATGTCCAAAGGTAAGTGAAGAAAGCAGAGCTGTGGAGTGGGATGAATGATTGTTGTTTGTCAGTATCATTATTGTTAAAACCCTTATTTCTCTGATTGACGTGTGTACAGTGAGAGCTGCTTACCTGacaggggctgctatcagcttTCTCCTGATCTTCTTGTTCTTCCTCCTGGTTAAGACCagaaaaagggtcaaaaccaataTTGTAAAgctcaaagtatatatatatatatatatatatatatatatatatatatatatatatatatatatatatatatataaagtatgtttAGATTCACTTCTTTGGTGGgggggaaatacattttttgtatcagTTTAGCCTAATAAAACATATTCTGAAACCAGCCTTGTATAGAAGCAAGTGAGATTATGTCAATGCattgtgtatgtaatgtattccctgtgtttattattttcaatgtgggattttttattttgcaattccAGTTTAGTGTGAAAATATTGATTTTCCCGGATTAATTAGGTAGAAATCTGCTGCAAGTATTTCTGTGCTTTTCtggagatataattaataaattaataaaaaaggtttaatgaGATATTTCTGCTCTTACTTCATTGATGTTTTTGAGGCAACACCCAGACTCCTGTGTTTGTAGCCATAAGACCATAAACACACTGAATTTACATGCAATTTGGAATAGTAGATGGGACAGGCTTACCAGGGGTTTGACTAATTGCCACCCAACGTGAACCtggatttaatattattttattattttggccATATTATTTCATCTTACCTGACTGATCTTAACATCAGGGGTTTCTGGAATCTCCAGcttaaaaaagaaaggaaaaacattgttttatttctgttgcaaagAAGCTACAATACAATCTTGCATAAAATATAGGGAGAAGTTATCTTCCCCTACTCTCCCTCTCTTATGCTTACCTGGCAGTTGGTCGTGTCCAGCTCCAGTTGCTGTTCTGGTTTTTCCTCCTAAGAGGGATAAAATTAGTGATATGTTAAACTTCTTATACTGCTACAGttcaatattgaatattgaatattttaggatttttatatttgtaattatttggcaCTTACTTGGCAGATGGTATTGCCAGATTCTGCAGGTTGTACCTGGTTAAGAAAGGAAAATAGATCAGAGTCACATATCACTGGTGAGTGGGAGGTGGGGGATATATCTATTGTATGTACAGATCCATATGTGgatataaatcatatttatattacagtttttGGTTAATTTGTTAAAGTTGCTGTTTGCAAACCATCATGTTAAATGGTAAAGGTGTATGTTTCCATTAATAGTAACCAGTTTGCCAAAACAACTGTCTATTTTATTCCCATCACTTTATACCACTTCTTCTATCTCCACCAGATTATCGGGGTTAGGAGCAATGGTAAAAAAAGACTGTTATATCAGATCTGTCTTTTGGGTGTACAGTGATGTTCCAATGGGGAGCACTGAGCTAACAGTTTTCATGTTAAAAATATGGTTACAAACTTGTGGAGCTGGGCCCCCTAGAAAAGGCTTAGAACTTGGCTGGGAGGGGAGGCCTCAAACAGAAGGAATCGAATCTAACCACTGCCAAATAAAAAGGAACTttggtaatgataataataatagtaatcaaCACAACATTTAAGGAAAGATAAAATATTAGGACTGTTTGATACCAACTCCTTTATTGCTTACCAAGCAGATGACTGTGTGGGGTTCCTCAATGGCTTCCACCTGGTTGAGTGATAAAAAGATGGTGTTACTTCATGTAATTAAAGGTCTGTCATTCATTCTAAAGGAGTATGGTTAGTTTTGGAAACGTATGCTTTTGATTAGATATAACTAATGTGTGtaaatatgttataataataagaaaataaatgcaggGTAAGAATAGGAATTTATTTTGATAATAATGCAAAGGCCAAAGGGTATAAGATatgatactggactttatagcaaatcataatactatgagtgtgtgccagcatgattttatgtgtaatagatcttgccagactaccttaatttctttttatgagaaggtaagcagggaccttgattctgggatggcaatggatgtgatttacttagactttgctaaagcatttgatacagtgccacacagaaggttactggttaaattaaggaatgttggcctggaacttagtatttgtacctggatagagaactggctaaaagatagactacaaagagtggtggtaaatggaacattttctaattggaccagtgttgttagtggagtaccgcagggctctgtactaggtcccttgcttttccacttgtttattaatgacctggaggtgggtattgaaagttctgtttctatttttgcagatgatactaaattgtgcagaattaaaGGTCCCATGCATTGTGATTTGTCTAAATcaggaaactgggcagcaaactggaaaatgaggttcaatgctgatgcacttaaaatgcaaaaataatataaatgtaagttatacactaaatggcagtgtgttgggagattCCTTAAATgggaaggatcttggggtttttgtagataacaagttgtctaattcagggcagtgtcattctgtggctactaaagcaaataaagttcttgcataaaaaaagggcattaactcaagggatgaaaacataattatgtccctttataggtccctggtgaggcctcatctggattatggggggcagttttggactccagtgcttaagaggaatataaatgagctggagagagtgcagagacataggggccgattcactaagggtcgaatttcgaagttaaaaatacttcgaaattcgaccctcggattgaaatccttcgacttcgaatatcgaagttgaaggatttagcgctaatcctgcgatcgatcgatcgaaggattttaatccaacgatcgaaggaaaatccttcgatcaaaaaatcacagggaagcctatggggaccttccccataggctaacattgacttcggtagcttttagctgccgaagtagggggtcgaagttttttttaaaggggaagtacttcgactatcgaatggtcgaatagtcgaacgatttttcgttcgattcgttcgatttcgttcgaattcgaacgaatttaaccaattcgatggtcgaagtacccaaaaaatacttcgaaattcgaagtatttttcat
Proteins encoded:
- the LOC121400711 gene encoding traf2 and NCK-interacting protein kinase-like, with product MPEREGLWISMERWSGVSVQELINTRRSLSEDWIAYICREVLQGLCHLHKQEVIHHDLRPQNIIVTSSADVKITDFSSATMETSSVSTSGTIPYMAPEVLSNISTKTIRYNSKADIWSLGISALEMAEGYYPFSRLPENKLMKRVMHGPAPTLLWDKWSDNFRAFISKILQKNAAWRPSAEQLLSHPFISNIPNERGVTDSIKWYLH
- the LOC108706058 gene encoding probable serine/threonine-protein kinase kinX gives rise to the protein MYTCTHTHILGLLKCFFLSLQREYFEIKPNKTTIREQKNYNQRKTKLQSENNKAIKQQSENNKKTIREQQNKIGKLQKSKMWKSICKCFCFRKKKRVKTNKESVVVEAIEEPHTVICLVQPAESGNTICQEEKPEQQLELDTTNCQLEIPETPDVKISQEEEQEDQEKADSSPCQEIPEESGSNTCEPETSNSSEEQVETLEQQEIKPEEKLEEKPVEEPVEKQEEKPLEKPEEKPVEKLLEKTEEKPLEKLEEKPLEKLEEKPVEKPVEKPEEKPLEKTEEKLEEKLEEKPLETPVEKPVEKTEEKLDEKLEEKLEEKLEEKPLETPVEKPVEKPVQKPVEKLELATTNCQNPRRYLQLLEPGCEDNYGMNYNGWHRKEQKEVAITIVKDIEVTCLDTITRIRY